The sequence below is a genomic window from Streptomyces sp. NBC_00289.
CGACGAGTTCACGGGCGCGCCGGCCGCCGCCGACCGGGACCTCGACGAGAGCCCGGAGGCCCCCGCGCTCCCCAGGCGCACCCGCCGCGCCGAGATCGCGTCGAGCGGCGCCACCGACCCCGCCCCGACCTCGGCCCGCACCGGTGGCTCCGGCCTCACCGAGAGCCCCGGCCTCGACGGAGGCCTCGGCTCCACGCGGGGCCCGGGCGCCACCGGCTCCGTGCAGGACGCCGGCTCCGGTACGGCGGCCCTGCCCCGCCGCGTGCGACAGGCCAGCCTTGCCCCGCAGCTGAAGAACAGCACCGAGCGGCGCCCTCAGGCCGCTTCGGAGCCGGCCGACCGGGACGCCGACGAGGTACGCAGCCGTATGGCCTCGCTCCAGCGCGGCTGGCAGCGCGGCCGTGAGGAGAACGCCGAGGGCGACGACGCCCACAGCGGCGCGGCACCACAACGAACGACAAAGGGGGACGGTCGATGACCGCACCGAAGCCGACCGACCGGACCACGACCAGCCAGTCCGGCGAACTCAACTGGCTGCTGGACGACCTGGTCGACCGCGTCGCGAGCATCCGCAAGGCCGTCGTGCTCTCCGGCGACGGACTGGCCACCGGGGTGTCCAAGGACCTGTCCCGCGAGGACGGCGAGCACCTGGCGGCCGTCGCCTCCGGGTTCCACAGCCTCGCCAAGGGCGTGGGCCGCCACTTCGAGGCGGGCAGCGTCCGCCAGACGGTCGTCGAGCTGGACGAGGCCTTCCTGTTCGTGACCGCGGCGGGCGACGGCAGTTGCCTCGCCGTTCTCTCGGACGCCGACTCCGACGTCGGCCAGGTCGCCTACGAGATGACGCTCCTCGTCAAGCGCGTCGGTGTGCATCTGGGCGCCGTGCCGCGCACCGATCTGCCCTCGGGCGGGTAGTGGGATGGCATGAGCGCAGACGGTCAGGGAAGAAGCCACTGGTTCGACGACGAAGCCGGTCCGGTCGTCCGTCCGTACGCCATGACGCGCGGCCGCACCACCAGCGCGGGCCAACACCGCCTCGACCTCATCGCGTTGGTCGTCACGGAGGTCGAGGCGGACGATCCGGAAGCCGACCACTCACTGTCCCCGGAACACGTGGACATCGTCGAACTTTGCCGTGACAGCCCGCAGTCGGTCGCCGAACTCGCCGCCGAACTCGATCTGCCCGTCGGAGTCGTCCGGGTTCTCGTCGGGGACCTGGTGCACGGGGAGTTCGTCCACGTGAACCGGCCCGTACCCCCGGCCGAACTCCCCGACGAAAGCATTCTGCGCGATGTCATCAGCGGCCTCCGGGCGCTGTGAGCGGCGCGGAAGCGGGGGACCGACGTGACGCGTCGTCAGTTCCGGGCCGACCGAGGCGCCCCCTGCGCCGACCGCGCCGCGCGTCGACCGCCCGAACCGCCACCACACTGTCGTCCACCGCGGCGAACTTCCCGTCGAGACCCCGGCGGCGGAGGCCACGGACCGTCGTCGCCCGACCCTTACCAAGCAGGAGAAGAGATCGATGATCTTCGGGCGCTCTGAGCGCGGCAAACCCCCGGTCGAGCCCGTCACGCTGAAGATTCTGGTCGCCGGCGGCTTCGGCGTGGGCAAGACCACGCTCGTCGGCGCGGTCAGCGAGATCAAGCCGCTGCGCACCGAGGAGTTCCTCACCGAGGCCGGCCGCCCGGTCGACGACACGAGCGGGGTGGAGGGCAAGTACACCACCACCGTGGCCATGGACTTCGGCCGCATCACGCTCCGCGAGGACCTGGTGCTGTACCTCTTCGGCACGCCCGGCCAGGATCGTTTCTGGTTCATGTGGGACGAGCTCTCCGAGGGGGCGCTCGGAGCCGTCGTCCTCGCCGACACCCGCCGCCTGGAGGACTGCTTCGCCGCCGTCGACTACTTCGAGCGGCGCGACATCCCCTTCGTCGTCGGCATCAACTGCTTCGAGGGAGCCGCCCGTTACCCGGTGGACGCCGTCCGTCA
It includes:
- a CDS encoding DUF742 domain-containing protein, encoding MSADGQGRSHWFDDEAGPVVRPYAMTRGRTTSAGQHRLDLIALVVTEVEADDPEADHSLSPEHVDIVELCRDSPQSVAELAAELDLPVGVVRVLVGDLVHGEFVHVNRPVPPAELPDESILRDVISGLRAL
- a CDS encoding ATP/GTP-binding protein, whose product is MIFGRSERGKPPVEPVTLKILVAGGFGVGKTTLVGAVSEIKPLRTEEFLTEAGRPVDDTSGVEGKYTTTVAMDFGRITLREDLVLYLFGTPGQDRFWFMWDELSEGALGAVVLADTRRLEDCFAAVDYFERRDIPFVVGINCFEGAARYPVDAVRQALDLDEGVPLLLCDARDRESVKETLVGVVQHAMAHAATRREAVTT
- a CDS encoding roadblock/LC7 domain-containing protein; the protein is MTAPKPTDRTTTSQSGELNWLLDDLVDRVASIRKAVVLSGDGLATGVSKDLSREDGEHLAAVASGFHSLAKGVGRHFEAGSVRQTVVELDEAFLFVTAAGDGSCLAVLSDADSDVGQVAYEMTLLVKRVGVHLGAVPRTDLPSGG